The nucleotide sequence GACTTTTTGTTACATCGTGCTGAAGTAACAGTGACGAGCAAATAAACATTtggaaataatcactgaatatataaatatgacacTAACAACTTGGGAAATCGAtgattaagaaaaaataaataaaggtgcgTATGTGGAATGTTAAATAACCAGTGATTTATTGTTTATGGATCTTTATTTACGTATCAATTTactgattatttaaatatattatttaaatatatatttataagtaCAGGGAGCAATTAGACTGTTTATTTATGCTCATGACAGGAACACTAAGCTCGGACATCCTGGATGATATGTGAAGgcatccttttttctttttttttcttttttaaaagaaattgcaAAAACAAACTGTTCTTTTGAGCAAATCATAAGAATCATCTGCCAACATTTTGTCATGTAAATAACGAAAACCTGATTCATTTGAAGCCTATGAGCTGGGCatggttttatttatgtatttatttattttctttctttacgaAATAGTATCCTTGATGAATGTAAAGAAATCAAACCCAAACGATCATCTCgattgaaaacaaaaaaatatttagaatataTTGCTGTTTTATTGAGCTGTACATAAAATGCAGGGAAATCCCACCTGCGGCTTTGTGTTCCATCATTAACACAATGATTGTTACCACTCTCTTGGACTAGAATAAGTGCAGTCACAGATGATGTTTTTACAGGCTTACGCATTTCCAGCTGaaaagtgtataaaatcaataaGAATCCAACAttatatcaaaaatatcaaACTGGTTTTCCAAGAAACCTTGAAATTGTTTTGATTACGAGAGCAGAAaaaatctctctccctctctctctctctctctctctctctctgtagtgctATATGGCGCGTGTGGTGAAATTcagaaaacatgaaataaagaaataaagtgaaGTTCCTTTAGTTCTTACGAGATAGTGAGCAGCATTTCCCCCCAGTGTCTAACAATGTATGGATGGGGGGCTTAACACTGTAGCCGTAACACTGTATAGGTTTATGTAAATCCAAATCCGAGCCTATTATTGCTTCCTTTTTCCACTCGattgtttttcataatttacaCTTCATCAGTCCATTCACAATTGTTTCATCTTCAACACTATTTCCGGGACTGTTTCAGGCcccatatacatatacatatagatacacagtacatacatatcAGGCTCCATCTTTTTTCCGTCttctgtcctgtttttttttttgttttgtttttttacattacatgaCACACGGCTTGATGTCTTGACAGATTCCTTGGTGGTGtagttgatgatgatggtggtggtgatgatgatggtagtaaGATCCTCCAGCACTCGGGTGAAACGAGGCGATGCCGTTAAAGTTCAACACAAAGTCTTTCCGGTCGCACACTGGAGAAGAGTGAGACTGATAGCGAGGGATTCccactgcaataaaaaaaacaaaaatttacaggttttttttttttattattaaataacataATGATAAAATACTGTATGCATACGCCATATAAAACTAGCTATTAAAACTCAAACACTTTATTTCCGTTTTAAAACTGTATCCTCCGCAGAACATGTTTTTCCCccttatttcctgtttttttacaTGAACACTTCACGTATGTCTACGTTATTAGAAATATTAATGTAgtaaatagaaaatatttcaCGCGAAATATTTCGCACTGAATTTTGCAACGCCACGTTACACTCTCGACATAAAGTATTTTCTTGTCTATTAGATTTTAAAAAGCGCACGTGATATACCTTTAACTAATTTTTCTTTGAATATAAGTTGtccttaattattttatttatttatttatttttattttatttttttttgaaagatttccaattaaaataaacatactACATGTACAAAACATGCTCAATGAAGATGATAGCGCTCCACCTCGAAAATATGTTTCTGATTTAATTTCCGAaatatttcttcttattattgtttttaaaataatgatcaGAGGTAaggcttaataataataataataataataataataataataataataataataataataataaagagaccTGAGAATATGTTCAAAAAGTTTCACTTAGTCTCAGAGTTCAGCAGAATTATAAGATAATGTACTATTTCAGTCAGTACTTTAACAAATAAAGATCCTGAGGTGACACCACACTTGTTCACGCGCCTTCTATTCATTACACATAAAGCTAGCATAAAGTGCATTAACATTCCATTCAGAGTTAGGAAAATtctagaaatatatttatgtgCGATGGTTGAGTCCATGGAAATGGATCGTTCCGTTGAGAGGTGGCTTGGAAAAAAAAGGGAGGGTTGGttcacacaccaaaaaaaaagaccatACAAGACCATGCTATTTGCACCCAGTTTACACCAGTAAGGTTTTGATAGTCGAGCGtcaaccagtataaaccagtttGGTTCAGCAAAGGAATTCAtgacgtgtatatatataatttttcatttcccATATCTCGGCTGTTTCTCAGAACTTATGACGTCATAATTTGTTTATTAGGTGGCTCATGCATTCAGGTCTCAAACTAGAACAAAGAAATGAACAGGATATTAGACATACCGTCATTTGTGTCTCATAACTGTAAATTATGTTGatgttctttttattattaagaagaagaagaagaagaagaagaagaagaagaagaagaagaagtaaaagaaCGTTTATAATGTGAAATCTAATgtgaaaaaatatgaattttatcATGTGAATGTGCActcttatttcttcttcttcttcttcttcttcttcttcttattattattattattattattattattattattattattattatttacattttatacctTATATAAGCAAGCTACTAATTTACTACATATATTAGGAGAgaattttattcaattattaagCTTATTGACTggctgtaattattttttttttatcactttctgGATTTAAACTGAATGCCATGTCGGTTGTGTGGTTGCACAATAAACCATTTTTTAATCCAAATCGCAATATTTTGGCATTGGAAATCGTGATATTGCAGAACACCTCGAAATCAACCTAAACTCTCGCTGTGTGCTGTGATCATGCGACTCTTTTTCAGATGTTTCTCTGCAGTGTTTGATTCATGCTATATAGACAAATTGAAATTTCCTTTAGAAAAACATCGtgattttttaatcattttgcgATGTTTTATGTATGAATCGCAATACGATATTTTGTCTATATCGTTCAGCCCTGTATGGTCCGGATTGAATGATATGTGATGGTTCAGTGCACGGaggtatgtttttgttttactctACATGGTTTATCTGGCTTTACTAGCCCTCACTTTCATAAAACAACATTCCAAGTGATTGGCAGCTCTTATTTGGTATTAAGGAGCTCAGACGCAGGGCCTCCGGAGTGCACACCAGTGCCTGAGTCTCTAAATAGTTAAAATATCCCTCACATTAATTTGGACAGGATATAAGCCAGTGGAGAGCTTAAGCCCATCACCCCACCAGTCACCACCCAGCACTCACCCAGGAGGTCAAATCCTCTTCAGCCTACACTGCTGCTGGGTCTTTAGCTGCTGATTTGCTTGGTAAAAATAGTGTTTTCTTAACCCTGAGGGCTTGGGGTTAATAAAGGATGGTGAGAAAGACCATCAAAAATACCAAAGAGCTTACTTAAGTGGTCCAAAGCAATGCTGTCCCTATGTGAGCAAAttttagcactttttttttcatttgtgtctAAGGGGGCTCGATGGATAAATAAAACCTTATTTGATAATTTTCCTAGGGTATAATTCTAACTATTTATGAATTTTTCAGTTATCCTTGAATTAATACTTCAGTTAAGTCTAGGAGCAAAAAAAACGGTCTTGTAGGGCTTGTGTATTAAATTTTCATCTCAGGAGTTAACATCAGGCCACAAGCCCTTTGAGACCTGTCTTGTTTTTATTagaaatgtaacacacacacacacacacacacacacacacaatcttaaagcTTTTGGTTTTAAAACGCAAAAAGTTTTTTTCTAGCCTACCTAAGCGTAAATTGTTGCTTCACGAATTCACAAgttaatgcaaaaataaaataaaagtaaattaaaactAGGCCTTGTTTACAAAATGAGGATTTAGCTGAAACCGGGGATCAGATAAACATTAAAatctgaaattaaaatgaaagcgtttgcatgtttgtgtgtaatttgaCGCTTTTTGAAGATTGAGGCGGGTTTTTtggttaattaaataaacagccctaaaaactacaaaataaattattagcTATATTCAAgattaattaacaaaaaaatcctAGCATTTATAATTCTTCTAGGTATTTTTCAAACATATCAAATAGAAAGTCGCTCTTTGTTGACCATcaaatttaagtaaaaaaaaaaacactcttgaGTGAAGATGCGGTAATATAAATTTAGcttattttaacagtatttaatttattctgaTCATCATCAGCCTTTAAAATATAGTCTATCTATATAGAACTATAATTCTAACACGTTGAATATACACGATATGAGTTTATGTAGATGTGCAGAATTTCTTTCAGAAAGGTGTGAGAGCACAGTGGGATGTTTCTTGTGTAATAAAACTCTACCTGAGATATCTGCGGCGTCTCTGGCTCCGTGGTGCAGGTAGCTCTGTTCGAGGGCGTATGGTGCCACACCCGAGTGTAAAccggaggatgaggaggatgtcGGACTGCCTGCAGCCAGTGGAGACTGCTTGATGTAGGGGGACACTGCAGATGAAGGCCAGTGCgcggtggcggcggcggtgTACGGCGAAGGACACTCCAGAGGTCCACTCATGGCCGGCGGTGAGTGAAGCGGGCTGCTGCCGCTTCCGGTGCTGTTGGCGTTACTGTCGTGCGCGTAGTCGCCGCCGCTCGAGGTCACCTGGCAGGCCGAGGACATGTACGCAGAACTCGGACTCGGTACATGGTGAGCGGTGGCGCCGAGTCCATCATACGCGCCGCTCGTCATCGCGTCCAGATTGTAGCTGCCAGCATGGCACGCGAGCGGCGCTGGTGGCGGCTGGAAGTCGAAGTTCTGTGGCAGCATGGAAGCGCCGAAGCCCAGCCCGTTCATCATACGGTACATGGGTTTGAGGGTTTGGCACTTTCTGCGGAAACCGCGTGGGCGCCTCCGAAACGAGCCCTCTTCGAACATAAACTCGCTACCAGGGTCGATGGTCCAGTAGTGGCCCTTACCGGGCCGCCCGAGGCCCTTGGGCAGCTTGATGAAACACTCGTTGAGAGAGAGGTTGTGCCTTACAGAGTTTTTCCAGCCTTGATACGAGCCACGGAAAAACGGGAAACGGGCCTGCAAGAACTGGTAGATCTCGCTTAGAGTTAGCCGTTTGGTCGGCGAACTCTGGATGGCCATCACGATGAGGGCGATGTAGGAGTAGGGTGGTTTCTCGGGGCGCCTCATGCCGGAGTTGGACTTTTTGCTTTTGGAGGCGTTTGCACCGCCGGTGCTCTCCAGAGCCGTGCGCGAGCTCTGCATCGCGGCGTGTACGGGGCTCGAGCGCAGAGAAGGCGGCGGGTCCAACTGCTGCTGCGCGGTTTCGGTCGTCATCCCTGCGCTCTggtaaaactaaataaaaaagtaatgctaccactactaccactactactacagctgctactgctacaactactagtaATAATAGTCAACGAAGTCAAAAcgtatttagatttttaaaaatcagtcTCGCGCTGAAAGTCAAATAGTTTTAAGCATCTGAAAGTGACTTATTAGAGAAAACTGTCTCTCGAGCTAGGATTTTTCCCCCTCCACGCCACCAGCAGCACTACGTGTCGCCGAGGCAGCGACTCATGCATGGTCTCCCGGTGGCCATCGCGAAGACTGAATCCTTAAAGAGAAGGAAACCCTCTCACGCATCTAAGCTGTTCAGCCAAACAAAACGAGACCACCTATCAATtcgtaaatctctctctctctctctctctctctctctctttctctctctctctctctactgagACCCACCCCACTCTTCCTCCCTGTCTGGCCCGTGTCCATCTATCAGAGCAGCAGGAGTTTGTGCAGAGTCATAGCACATGAGCCCGATACACGCGATCACGCCGTTCATCACGGACCTCTTCGACGTTTCAGTCAACAGCGCCACACGCCAGACCGCGTTGATTAATCACCGGCGCTTTTTCCCACTCACGGTACGAGCATCAAAGACGAAGTGAGGCTGGGACAATGAACGCGATTGTCATGGAAGAATAGCTTGCTCGGATTTGCAGGGCACGTGACATTTTATCTCAGTGATATTTAGTCCTCTCAAAAATGCAATCGCGGAAAGCAACAATATGCAGAAATGATAATATTTTATGACAATTCTGTAGCTCCTTTGATATATATCATGTGAGGTCTTAATGTGGTGCAGTTTATTATTGATGTCATTTTGACCAGAAATGTGAATCAATGCGTATAGGTTTTATTCATctcaccatcataaccatcatgtGGAGTTACTGACTGATCAGACGATGCAAGACAGCGTTATATGGCTCTAGTAAAACATTTAGCGGTGTTTAATCTGCTCAATTGTCCAGGCTGTTTCaccgttttttaaaaaaacattcacaatattaataatattacaattatatataatagTATATCTAATAATATTGCGCAGCATCAGGTCCAGTTCAAGGCGCGCATTTGGTTGTGATAAATTCATTCTAAATTCTATTTGATTCAACACGCAAATAATGCAGCACTCAGCCTTCATGTAGATGAACTTAAACGTTACCTATTGACAGGGGAAGATATCTACATGGTGTAATTTGTGAACTCTTAATTTATCTGGAGTTAACGGAAAGGAGATAACGAGTCTTAGCTTGAACATCCGTCTCAGAAATGCACGGAtgggggtggtgtgtgtgtatgtgagtgtgtgcgcgcgcgcgcttgTAAAGGGCTGTTCTGTATAAATGACTTGGACATTTGAGTGGAAGCAGGCTTTTTCCATCAGGCCGCTCCGAGTCTGAATGCCACACACAGTGCGGTTTCAGTTTACCAGCGCGAGCCGGGGATCCCTGGAGAGCTGAGCTAATTAATTGTAGAAAGTGAGTTTAATTAGCTATAGGGATAGCCTACCAAACCAGAGTGAGCcttgaaaaatataataataataataataataataataataataataataagaagaagaagaagaagaagaagaagaagaagaagaggacgCCGATATTCTGATATCTGATATAAGACTTTGACCGAATCAGAGCAACCTTTAGTAATATTTTATCCTCATAATCTTCATTTAAAGTCATGCTGTAtcttgctattttttttaaagtactaaataaattaacaaaataatagtatagtaatgaataaaattataacaaataaataaatgatcgaCATGGTGATGTAAGGCCCAACGCGTTTAAAGAAATCAGACAATTAATtaaatttgtgtttgtgtgtgtgtgataggcgtgcgtgcttgtgtgtgtgtgtgtgtgtagttgtgttattacGCCAGTTTTGAAAAGTGCTattgtgttaataaataaataaataaataaataaataaataaataaataaattccttgGCATGCTGACAGAAGGAGAAAATCGGAGAAtccgataataataata is from Hemibagrus wyckioides isolate EC202008001 linkage group LG07, SWU_Hwy_1.0, whole genome shotgun sequence and encodes:
- the foxf2a gene encoding forkhead box protein F2a — encoded protein: MTTETAQQQLDPPPSLRSSPVHAAMQSSRTALESTGGANASKSKKSNSGMRRPEKPPYSYIALIVMAIQSSPTKRLTLSEIYQFLQARFPFFRGSYQGWKNSVRHNLSLNECFIKLPKGLGRPGKGHYWTIDPGSEFMFEEGSFRRRPRGFRRKCQTLKPMYRMMNGLGFGASMLPQNFDFQPPPAPLACHAGSYNLDAMTSGAYDGLGATAHHVPSPSSAYMSSACQVTSSGGDYAHDSNANSTGSGSSPLHSPPAMSGPLECPSPYTAAATAHWPSSAVSPYIKQSPLAAGSPTSSSSSGLHSGVAPYALEQSYLHHGARDAADISVGIPRYQSHSSPVCDRKDFVLNFNGIASFHPSAGGSYYHHHHHHHHHQLHHQGICQDIKPCVM